The sequence GAAGCTATAAACTGCGATGGCCTCCCCTTGAAATGAGAAAAGGTATTCCCTCCATAACTTAAGCATGCTCTCCACGTGGGTTACCAAGTCATCATTATCGTTCCTGCGGGAATATCCCCCGGTATTGAAAGCTGTCGTCCTCCGCCGAATTTTCTGATATATTTTTAAGGCAGTTTTCCTGTCATCACGTTACTTTCTTCTAACTTTATTTTCCCAATAAAAATACATCGTCTTTTTTTTTAAGGTTCCACCTTTATTCCGTCCCGCTGCGACATGAGGTATTGGGTTATAATCCCACCCATGCCAAATGAGCCCCAACTTCCAAGTTCCCGATGACTACAACAAATAATTTGAATGTactctttttcatttttaaaactcTTAAAGGTTGGTTTTCGTTGCATAATGACGACGTGATTTTATAAACTCTGCAGTACTCATCAGCCACCCCGCTGCACTGTAAGTAACGATGCCACGGCAccggggtggggagggagggatggcctgaaggtttaatgtggccatataaatcgttcccgagatggtcgggccagcaccttaatggtgctgtgttaccggagcgtatcggatctgtatccgacaaaggaccatcacatcgataacactccccaaaaccttcggggagtaactaatcgctacaacaacaacaacaacatgccacGGCACCCATACCAGAGAAACGCTACGTCCACTCGATTGATGGCCCACTTCCTACACTGACCATCAAGACTTGTATGTAAtccgtttttgttgttatagagGAGACATTTACATTGAGCAGGATACGGCATTGCCATATGTACGCTCTTTCTAGAGGTTAAACCATCGAGGTCTAATGGCACTTTGAGATGTATATCACATTTTGTATTATCACATCTGAAGGTAATAAGCTTATCGCCActgtaccccccccccccccccccacagacAGATCGGTCAGCTTGAGCTTTTCCTCGCATGTTATTTTAATAGCTCAGTTCGCCTTCTACCGCACCGTTCTCCGTATGTTGGGATAGGTCGGCCAAACTAATATCCACACCGGTTCGTCGCGTAGTTCCAAAAAATATGGTAAATTACATAAACGTTTTTTGAATGCACATACTTCAACCTTAAACACTGTACGATCTGGATAATCATAACAATAATGCTGTACTACTTTCCCATATGTTCTGTACAGCGAGTTCGTACAACAGTTAATGACGATGATTGTGAGCTAATACGAAAATCAAAGGCACAATAACTGTTGGCCTTTCCGCTGTGTAATCGAGCTTACCGATTAAGCAAATGGAAATTCAGAAGAGAAGGGGAGAATGATAAAACTCTCAGCTACTGCTCCTTACACATTGCTATGTAAATCAGCTGCAATAGCGTAGCACGTTTTACCCACCGACAGAGTGTTGAATGCTCTCGCCTTTTGTTCTGAACTTGACTTTTGCCTGAcaggtgatttttttttttcagatctgTTGTATCCAAAAGCTTTGAAGGCAATATGATTTGCGCGCGTGAAATTGAAAGGAATTACCTCACCGGAATTGAATTTAAATTGCAAGACGCGATCACGAACTACTTAACCTACCCAATGACTTCTGTGCATTTCATATTCAAAagcatacatatgcatgtacaaaCAAATATTATGGGCTGATTGATTGAAAGGGCGAAGAAGCTCACAATTTGTTTGATTTGTACACTTCGTATGTGCTGTCCAAAAACTGATCGATTCGTTGATTGAGTTCGGACGACCCCTCTGAGGCGTTGCCCTCTCCATAAAGAagtacatacactgaaagaaaaagactggtaaaatcaaccgaactacatgtcaattcaaccgaaatttctgtcaatttttatccatcgcaacaaaagttgaatcaactgcgcacaaatcgtttatttgtaattgaccgttttagtagtcaaatgaacaaaaaaagttattgcgacagctttgtacgaaagtacctatgttgccacatacatacatacatgaatatgtgaatacataaatacgcatgcttgctacataaacatacatatgtacgcacttattaaccgaacttcaattgtgcgtacatcaaatatgctgcacacattaaacattatgcactttattattttgttttatttaacgcactttcaacaaattttatatattataatttatttaatttacagttttgaacttcgcttttcaaaaataaatgaaagtagtagtcacaaaactgattctcaattctttcagttgcagctgaaCTCATTCTCAATTTCATCTCTCGCATgtatgtagttgccacacttgattgtttcaaacaaaacttgtagtattaatgtttgacataacattttaaatagagaacttgtaagttatagaaaagtaaagaatcaaatcgctagaaggtaattcactacTGGAGTaaatttacatgtaattcggcaagtttaattctcgtaacaatttaagttaaaacgattccaaaacaactcagaCTTTTATGTTGTGGGAAACATCGTCAttgaaaaaggatgttttttattatcttattaaattcgttcgcgtgaatgaaaattcgtaaaaacttgaacaaaatgttacttaCATTGGAAAAATTCTgctcgttcaaacaaaacttttgcaacaagagggcgcaattttgcaattcgcttggaggagaagttacAAAATTCTACCCGATAAATTGGTgttccggtatctcataattttttcacagtaaattaaaaaaggggttttttcgttttgaattgataactgaaaaactagttttttgttgttttcccatgttgtgtgtttttcgatttggtaGTTTTCTCATTTTGATgtctttttttaacaagtggcaccatcgccaTGACTACAAAGTAGTGAaagcagtgagcgtaaaattccctTTGAAATTTGATCATGTATTGATCGtttatcgctgttgaaatgaccagtgagatcagttgtgttaacagaaaaatcagttagattgattaggaatctggaaattttacagaattttgttaacttaagagcgacaatttctcttctgttgaaattactaaactaatttgttcgttttaCAAAGAACACGGTCGAATTAagcataattcgatcaatttcaccgaatctccgttaagtcaagaacaacacaaccgatttgttgattttactagcaccatttctttcagtgtagttgaTTATTGTTATCAATTTGATTCTTTGCTTTTTTTCACTATATTTTCAGCATAAGCGCCGAAGCTCCGTTAATGAGTTACGTCTATCCTTGTTTGCACTCATAATAATTTGGCATTAAAATCGTGATGATTATTTTCGAAATCGCTACCGATGTTTTTCTGCGGTTTCACACTTTGGTCAGGAGCAaatgtttatttgcatttatccaaacatacattcatacatacatatagacgCGTTCATTCATATGATTATACAATATTTTGTGCAGTTATAAAGTCGTTTACAGGTGCTTTCTTTGTTAAATTGCGGTGAGGTGAAGGTGCCAAGTTTGATTAGGTTCCAAGGTAAATGGGATGGTGGAGTTCATGCACAGCCCAGATATTGCCAACGCGCAGAcaaatatttacgtatttatatgtgGCTAATAACATAATTATGAAAAGTGTTAACAAGATCATAAATTCCAGATAGCGCTCCTTAAGATTAGGTAAGAATACAATTATACTGAACTCTAAAggtctttatttttaaataactgATGATTTTTAATAGACTACGGAGTGTAAGTAGGAGAGGCATTACAAGACTTACTATTTACCAGGGACATATTATCCTTGCTAGGCTCACGCACATTGTCATCGATGTTAGTAGAGTTATACGCCGGCGATAaacaccgccgccgccgccgtaTTTCGTCGTTTTTCTCACGCCGCGAAAATATCGGCGCTGCAATGGCGGCGgctgcgttactatattttctactcgtttaagactgtctagTGTCTAGGCGCTTtgttgttcatgtcgaaaattggaccGATATGGTCGAGgtgggtatcaacggatgcgcatcacagccagttataaaaatccaattgcgaaatgttTCTCTtgctacccgttcaaaagttatttaaaaaaacaggcgttttcaaTGCCAGATTAAcgcggattttgcatcacccaattaccgagttattaaaacaaaacactaaaaagttatataaaaaatttaaatactcactttgcataatttttcaaaaaattaatagggaacattgaattcaaataaaatgacccaaatcGAACATGTTTTCGAATTGTCCTTAAGTTgctaaaaaagcaagttacccgattTTTTCAAAAGTTCTCTATTCCGATTGGCTTAAATAATTAgagatgcaaaatcctttagtaggttccaggggtttaaacacttatttgaaatgattctcacctcatacttaagttgatgatatatgtacgtatgagaagggtttgaaaaatcacctgtccttatattcaaacatctaaTTGTCGCCAATGGGTCAGTTTAAAAATGGACGAGAATGAAAAAAGACAAACGAGGGACTATTTTTACCGCAAATATAAAATTCCTGCCTGTTCACGAAAGGCATAAAATGAGAATATACGAACTTCGCGTGTGTTGGAATAACTATACAAAGGAAAATCGAATAGCTCTACTTAGAAATTACAAATTCATGGAAGCTAATGATTGTGATATAGGACTTAAAGTTCAAACAATAAATTCTATCGTGTGTGATATAATGGGAATGCTTACCTACGAGAAACGAgtacaaataaaattttgtaaataagtggtatgaccgcgAACTAACTGAACTTAACAAATTAAAATATGAGCTTTACAAGCAAGCAAAAAATACAAATGAATGGCACAATTATATCCATGCAAACCGTCACTATAAGAaattaatcaaaataaaaaagaaacaattcATGGAAAACAAAATAGCGGCAAATTACAATAATCAAAGACTaatgtggaaatatctcaaacaTGCCATAAACTTGAACAGTGACGCATCGCAAATAAAACGCATCGTTATAAATAATGTGATCATTGAACAAGACTATGAAATTGCAAGCCAACTGAACCTTTACTTCATCGAAAGCATAAGAACAATTTGCAATAATATTGAATCAACTACACCAGATGAAACCCCAGAGGATAATATTAGaagtgtatttaaatttaaacaaataaacgtGGAACAAGCTCTTGATAACAACTGCGACTTTAAAAAATAAGTATGGAAGAAACAAGCTGGTATCTGAAGGTGTATTTAAAGACGGTATGGAATACTTAGGATACACATATACGTGCATTATCAATGAAAGCTTTAACAAAGGTGTCTTTCCGGCAAGTTGGAAAATTTCAGCAGTTTTACCAGTTGAAAAAGTCATAGGGACGGAAAACCCGGAGGAAATACGGCCTAGCGATTAAAAATTATATAGAAAATCGTAAAGGACACGCTTCTAGGGTACCTGAACAAacagaaaattataataaatgagcaATCGGGCTTCAGGTCAAAACACTCTTGTGAAACTGCCCTAAACTTGGTAATAGCGGAATGGAAAGAAGCCATGTCAAAAAAACTAATAACAGTTTCGGTCTTCCTAGAGCTAAAAAGAGCATTTGGAACAATTGACAGGGGTATCCTTTTGAGAAAGCTAAAAAGAATAGGATTACGAAATACGGCTCTTGATTGATTTAAAAGCTActggaagaaaacaaaaaacagtaaTCAGAAATGCACagtcgccggaagttgatgttgaAATAGGTCTACCGCAGGGATCTGTACTTGCAGCAATTTTGTTCATTATTTACATATAAAcgatattaaaaactgtttagCCATTGCAACATACGACTTTTCGCAGATGATGTATTATTGACAATAAGCTGTCCAACGGAGATAGAAGCTGTGTCCAAAATGCAAGCGGATTTGGATGCTATATACAAGTGGTTGTGTCAAAATAAGTTAAAACTAAATATTGAAAAACACAAAATGGATGATCATGAGCAGAAAAATAACAGAAGACAATATTACCCTAAAAATGGCAAGTAGTAATATCCAAAGGattaatgaaatgaaatacctaggagtaaccATTGATGAGAAACTCAAGTTCGATGGGCATCTGAAATATATAGAGgcaaaaatatcaacaaaaaaatgGATTTATGTTCCGAACGTGCAAGCACGTGagcaaatattacaaaataatggTCTAGAGGTCTATTGTAGAACCGCACTTCATATATTCCCCTAAAATTTTATTTACGTTAGCGAACTCGAGCATTACAAAACTAAAGGTgaagcaaaataaagctatgctgTTCATCCTCAAAAAACGATATGACACTGCCATACACGAAACGCTTAATAGCCTAAATTGGCTGATTGTGAAACAACTCACGATGTACTACACTTTAAAATGTATACATAATATGAAACTAGGTAACCTTCCGACATATTTGAACGACCGCGTGTTATATAATAATGAGCTCCATGCTTATCAAACGAGAAatagaaacaatttttatttgcCAGCTGTAATATCGGAAttcgacaaaaaaattattacgaTGGATTAAGAGAATATAACGAGCTATCAAATGATATAAAACAATGTCGAAATATCAATCACTTTAAGAAATTATTGTTCAACTACTGCAAAACAATGTCTTTTAGATAATCTAATgatgtaaaaacaaaaatcaattagcAGTAACATAAAGAGATCTCATAGATGTAATTtaagaaatttaagaaattaagtctacaagactgtaaataaataaataaaatcgatGGTGCCCATATTAAAGTAATGAAAGCGGATACCAGCGAACATTTATTCTTTATCAGAAAGGGCTATTTTTGTATGAATACGATGATTGTGAGTATTTTTAACCTTTCTTTTAGTAAATGTTATTCGAAATTTATGGTTTTAGATTTGCGACAGCAATATGGTGATTCGTGCTATAGATGGGCGTTACCCTGGTGCAAGCCATGACTCATTTGCGTGAAATATAAGCAATGCTCGACAATATTTTCTAAATCAATAGGAAAATAGGGATCGGATATCTAGACTACTGTGCGATTCAGAATGTGCCATCGAACCGTTTTTGTTGACACCTTATCGCGACCCTCCGTATGCATCTCAAGAATACAAATTTAACATGGCACATTGCTCGGGACGGAACATAATAGAACggactataggaattttgaaaagcCGATTCCGTTGCTTACAAGGGACCTTGCATTATTAAGCTAAGTAGTTAAAATTATAAATGTGTGTTGCGCACTACATAACATCTGCCGGAAGTATAACGTCGAGTGGAATGAGAatgtaaatttgcctatattcCAAGATTCTAATGAAGCTGCTTTAATATTGCAAAACACCAATATGCACAATGAGGGCCGAAGAATAAGAGATGAGATTGCTAACAGTCTTTAGGGAATATCGCCATCAGTGTACGTACAAAAGACTTACAACTCTTTGATTAAGACATAACATGACTCCAAAATTCattaatttgtttaaataaaaattatttcatatatataaaaattaaatgcacTATTCACGTAAACGTACGTATCAGGTAATCCActtatgtggttatattttttattctattacaaaaacaaaacacactagagaaatttaatttttagacAGATAACTTCATAAGCAGGTTGGCGTGAATAGCCCAAAAGTCTTCATTGTTGTACAAACTTTAAGTTTATAGGTACTTACATATCGTCGCCCActaaccagaagcatgaatgtgaaatttttccgattttgtgttatatgcctcgttatattaccctttagattctctaggttctaattaaatctagagcttcctacgcacatggaaaccccaataatttgcagtgcCATTTTCATGAATGTACATTCAGTCACACAgtgttgagccagaaaaatgaatgtagcacattcatgtttctggttTTGGCAACAAGGTAACGATTTTCCTGTTtatatgacacattcgttgacatggctaaacaatttttgaaaaaaaagtaagaacagcacacattGGTATGTTCGAATGTTCCGGTATACGTGCCTGAATGTTGGGCACCAACTCGTAACTGACCAAAAATTTTCGAGGTTCACACACAATTGTAtgacgatttttttatttataattattttactcagAGATCTATAAAACTTCCCATGCGATATATATGCTAGTTGAGATACACaaaagatgagctgtataaggaattcttcataaaaaattataccgatgaagaatttttaatagctgaatatccgaaaaaaagatagttgtttaattgaagacaAACCGATTTATTCGAAGTCGTTGCCTCttctcgaatcaaaactaaaattctttaaaatattgtgtgaaaaactggttataacAAAAGAATATCATtcgttttaaaaaaaatcttgagggcaacgctttaCCCAAACCCaatatttcagaagattctgattctgataagaataagaactagttctaagtttgcaataatatcttaaataaaaatacattagtgtatatgaaattgaattgaatgtgtaactttttcatttacatgcatactttcgataagtcaaagccgcggatgttttcccaagtactgtgatgctccgaatcccaatccgccaacagaattggcctagcaggtattggcttggccctaacattatttaaaaatcaatctgcagtgatttttttacgtCTTTTATGGTTAAGGCCATACTATGACCACTTCGGACAATTCTTATAGtgtatttggattcagcgcatcaaaatgtatagaaaacatgagtcgcattacctgatccgactactttaaatttttttgtatagctgtgctaacaaaaaattagatcagtttttaaaatttttgttgtgccagaaaagtAAATGCGCTAAATCTCGGAAAATAGAAGGAATGCGAGCAGAGCgattatctcagttgaaagagcatagtgtgcatataatatatagatacacttttacattagaaactaattcttctaattttgagggagcaataaactttgaaactcgatttcccaacattttcattttggcacattcatgcttctggcaagcgggcgacgatatataCAGTTgtgttcaaaaaaatatatatctgtttttttaatttaaataatttttatttaaaatatagcgGAATAGCAAATAGAAagcacataaataaaaatttaaagctaACACGAAGTTCTAGAAAGTAAATCGAACTtctaaaaaacttataaaaattaaaattttctattCAAAACTTTTACACAATTTTCGAAAATGCAGTTTTGTAGCACATCAAAACAAAATGCAAGTTTATAGACGGTACAAATTACCGTtgattttatagaatttttttgctGAGGGTGTTGCGTGTTTTCTTCCGcatgaacaaaatatatttttacatGGGAAAAAATGAGCTATTCcactatattttaaatttaaaaaaacaaaaattgtttttaaactaTGCCATTTAGGATTTCGCTACTATACAATTGAACACAGCTGTATATAAATGAaaagtatttacatacataaaatagGAAAAAATATGATGAAATGTAAATATAGTACGAGAAAGTAAACAAAGTTTGAGTAAGAAAAGTATCTAACATCTTTACGATTGCTTATGCTCGCCCAAGGGGTCATATTCACGTTGGCTTATAAAAGGTAAAATTTTAGAGCTAAAGGACACAAATTCCTGCGTTAACTTATCAACGGCTTCAAGTAAGCGTCCATTTGTGTCACTTCTTTCATTTTGTATCCGGAGGATATCATCCATTTTGTTAGAGACACTTTTCTTCCACTCAGTGTCCGACTCGATAAATTTGGTAAGCCGCTCATTTGATGTCGAGCCATGGAGCATTCGAGGCGGGAACGTTTAGAAGTTGAAAGCATTTCATCGTCGCTTGATATTAAATATTCCTCTTCAAGGCCACCGGATGTTCCGGAAACACCTTCAACACTTTGTGTCATTCCGCAAATACGCGTTATGGTTTCCTCCACAGGGTTTAGGGTTTCTTTACTAAATGGCCCTCCTCCACCAGTGGCGCCTTCTTCAAATTTGTTGTGTGCCAACTTCCTCTTTACCTCACTTTTCCAATCTGtccatatctaaaaaaaaaataaataggaGTAGGGCTTCTACTAACACAAATGTACAccatttattacttttttctGACCATTCACATCTTTTGTGGTAGGTCCTGCGCTATTCAGCGATTCCGCTAATTCTGTGGTCACAAGGCTTAACAGCACAAGTGCGTTTTTTGCGTTTTTCAGGAGAGCATTTTAAAGATTTAAATTATAATCTGAAAAAAGTTTTCGAGGGAATCGAACAAACTTTTTTTGGGATATCTCAAAtgatattataaaataaataaatgtaaggcgcgatatactccgagcttctcttccaatttgcgtcgtgctcctcttgattttccctacaaattggccggacgggacctacatgattttatgccgactccgaacggcatctgcaagggagatgagttttcaccgagagcctttcatggcagaaatacacccggagcgcttgccaaacactgccgaggggcgaccccgcttagaaaaattttcttctaaatgaaaaaccttatttctaaaattttgatgttgctttgcccggggtgtgaacccagggcatacggtgtggtaggcggagcacgctaccatcacaccacggtggccgtcaaatGATATTATATGCATCTTATGCTGGCTTACATAACTTACATAAATACTATTAGTTTTCCAAATACGCTTAAAAACGTAATTTATACCTAAGTAAGTCAAGTTATTTTATTTGACACAAATAAGACGTCTTGGAAAAATAACATATCTCTTATTATGTTTACAAATAATAGGAAATAAAGCATAGAACAAAGGCATAAGTTAAGTAATGATACGCATTGGAAggaaaatatattgaataaaACATTACAAGTATACTTATGTACGTTTTCGAACAACAAACTTATTATGGAATAAAAGCACAAGTTAGACATGCTATTTTTCTGCTGTTTgccttttcttaatatctcgttaACTATTGGAGTgatcttcacaaaattttgacACTATATGAAATCGAATAAGGAAAATTCAACCATGATAATAACTCAATTTTGCCAAAAATGGACTTGTACTGTTAAGCCTTGTGACCACAGAATTGGTGCCACAGGGAATCAACAAGTGTATTATCCCTTTTTGGGAATCCCCTGGCGATGTCCGTCCGACTTCTCCATGAATTCCATAAGTATTTCATTTTGAGCTCTGTTTTTATGCTTTCTCCTGAAAACAGAATTTTAGTGTTAAATATGAACTGAACTTTTTCACAAAATATGATCAATATTCgtacattttgtaaaattttataaatttctaaTTCAAACAAATGAAAACGTTGGCATTTACTTCACAGTtttgttttcgataacaaaaccaGTAATCTCGGTTTCAGCGACACCTgaaatcgataaaaaaaaattcgaacattAAAATCGATAAGATCGGATTGCGCGACACCTTATGAAAAAAATTGACGGGTTGAAAACCGATACCGAGAATATCGGATTCTACGGCAGAGCCGAATATCCCGTTCGGCGCATCACTAACAAAAACATTTTCACCAAGTCCATATTACCATTCATCTTTTCCATTTCATCTTTCACCCTGTAAATTATACATCTCGCTGGTGGGACGGGAGTTTACAAAACTGATTTCGGTACACTTCCGAAACAGCTGTAAAGATAATTGTGAATAAAAAGGTAAAATGAAGAACAATAACTAAACGATTGTAAGCAAAAGAAATAAATTAACAACTAAGCAACACGGAATTGAAATAGTTAATATAAAATCTGTTAATTTCTACATCTATAGTGATACACATAAAATATTGCACAATAATCTCACAAATAGTTTAACATCATGACTACAGCTGCACGCCCTACATTTGATCCAGCACGAGGAGGTACTGGCCGTGGCGAAAAAGATTTGAGTGCACTTTCCAAACAATATTCCAGTAGAGACTTACCAGGCCATACCAAGCTAAAATACAGGTAAATACTTTTGTAATTCAATACGACACAttacactgctaatacgcgtccagaGAGGTGCAAACGACGCGctttgacatcagtattaataatccgaaaccggaaaataaaaattttaactcgttcaaaagatattaacgaaaaaccgaaaaattacccgcgggtctCCGAAACCGtgggtgaaatccatagtatttttgcgcagaacacccttCTGCATtgtcggccttcggccgcgcttataaaaaatggtaattgtttacttcagctcacaactgctaaaacccgaccaaaaatatcggcagaggtgtcaaaagacgcgttttgaacccaggaccacgaatccgaaggcggaaattcatTTCGGTTTATTTCGTTTCGgttatatttgcaaacaaaattttaaattttcatgtggttgttgttttgatgattttgtagtacccacaaaaaaactgtgggtaaaagtgttttgcgcggatatagttttggtctccaaaccggtgttggacccacccagggtaattttttataagcgcggccaaaggccgccaatgcagaaaggttttctgcacaaaaatactatggatcccacccccggtttgggcgcgctccggggccattttcggttttttgggaaaaacttttgacagaaataaaattttgaatttccgctctctGATTCGttgtcctgggatcaaaacgcgttttttgacacctcccgatatttttggtcgggttttggagtttggagaccaaaactatatccgcgcaaaacacttatgttcacaatttttttttgtgggtaccccaacattacaacaaccaaatGACAaacgccaaattcaactgcaaatatctccggacagagataaaatttgtattttccggtttcggattattgttgtcgagattaatacgcgtcttttgacacctctttcgatatttttggacgcgtattagtagTGTCCTGCTGCCTTATAGAATTACcaatactttttatatataattgatgATTTTAAGCTAAACTCTCTTTTACAAACACTTAGAGAAACTGGACAAGGCACAGCCGATGAACTACGTAATCGTGATTTCCGCAAAGAGTTGGAGGAACGTGAACGTGAAGCACGACCTAACAAAACATTACCATCAATTGTGCGCAAAGCGATCGAAGCCAATAATTCAGCAGCCAACAGTGCAGCAGGTGCCCCAAAACGTGCACGTATTGAACAGCCAACTGTGCCAGTAAATTTAGATGCTGACGATCCAATAGACAAAGATAGTTCAGAGGAAGATTCAGATTCAGATGATGAAGATGACACTGCTGCCTTGTTGGCAGAGTTGAACAAAATCAAACAAGAACGTTTGCAGGAGGAAACACGAAAGGAACAAGAAAAGAAGCAGGAAGAGGAACGTATAcgtatggaaaatattttgtcCGGTAATCCATTGATCAATTACGCGCCAGGTACAGGACCGAATGCCA is a genomic window of Eurosta solidaginis isolate ZX-2024a chromosome 4, ASM4086904v1, whole genome shotgun sequence containing:
- the c12.1 gene encoding protein CWC15 homolog, whose protein sequence is MTTAARPTFDPARGGTGRGEKDLSALSKQYSSRDLPGHTKLKYRETGQGTADELRNRDFRKELEEREREARPNKTLPSIVRKAIEANNSAANSAAGAPKRARIEQPTVPVNLDADDPIDKDSSEEDSDSDDEDDTAALLAELNKIKQERLQEETRKEQEKKQEEERIRMENILSGNPLINYAPGTGPNANKNEANDVLKVKRRWDDDVVFKNCARTEREKKSNFINDSLRSEFHKKFMDKYIK